In a single window of the Pseudodesulfovibrio profundus genome:
- the dsrA gene encoding dissimilatory-type sulfite reductase subunit alpha: MAKHKTPLLDQLESGPWPSFVSDIKQEAANRAKNEKGLDYQVAVDCPEDLLGVLEMSFTDGETHWKHGGIVGVFGYGGGVIGRYCDQPEMFPGVAHFHTVRVAQPAGMWYKTDFLRQLMDIWDLRGSGLTNMHGATGDIVLLGTATPQLEEIFWELTHDLDVDLGGSGSNLRTPASCMGMSRCQYACYDAQELCYNMTQEYQDELHRPAFPYKFKFKFDGCANGCVASIARSDMAFIGTWKGAIKIDQEKVAAYVGGEIAPNAGAHAGRDWGAFDIQKEVVDLCPSECLAFEDGKLVMDHKECVRCMHCINTMPQALKIGDERGLSIFCGAKAPILDGPQMGSLLVPFVEVNKDDDYQAIKDIVENVWDWWMDEGKNRERIGETMKRLGFAALADAAGIAADPRHVQEPRHNPYIFWKAEDVDGGWDRDLAEFRKRHQR; the protein is encoded by the coding sequence ATGGCGAAACACAAAACTCCTCTGTTGGATCAGCTGGAAAGCGGCCCGTGGCCCAGCTTCGTATCCGACATCAAACAGGAGGCAGCAAACCGAGCCAAGAACGAAAAAGGTCTTGACTACCAGGTTGCAGTGGACTGCCCTGAAGATCTGCTCGGCGTTCTTGAAATGTCTTTCACCGATGGTGAAACTCACTGGAAGCACGGCGGCATCGTTGGCGTTTTCGGTTACGGCGGCGGCGTTATCGGCCGTTACTGTGACCAGCCTGAGATGTTCCCCGGCGTTGCTCACTTCCACACCGTTCGCGTGGCTCAGCCCGCCGGTATGTGGTACAAGACTGACTTCCTGCGTCAGCTGATGGACATCTGGGATCTCCGCGGTTCCGGTCTGACCAACATGCACGGCGCTACCGGTGACATCGTTCTGCTTGGTACTGCTACTCCGCAGCTCGAAGAAATCTTCTGGGAATTGACTCACGACCTCGACGTCGACCTCGGCGGCTCCGGCTCCAACCTGCGTACCCCCGCTTCCTGCATGGGTATGTCTCGTTGCCAGTACGCCTGCTACGACGCTCAGGAACTGTGCTACAACATGACCCAGGAATACCAGGATGAGCTGCACCGCCCGGCTTTCCCCTACAAGTTCAAGTTCAAGTTCGACGGTTGCGCGAACGGTTGCGTTGCATCCATCGCACGTTCCGACATGGCCTTCATCGGTACCTGGAAAGGCGCCATCAAGATCGACCAGGAAAAAGTAGCTGCTTACGTTGGCGGCGAAATCGCTCCTAACGCTGGCGCTCACGCCGGTCGTGACTGGGGTGCATTCGACATCCAGAAGGAAGTCGTCGATCTGTGTCCGTCCGAATGCCTCGCATTCGAAGACGGCAAGCTGGTCATGGACCACAAAGAGTGTGTCCGCTGCATGCACTGCATCAACACCATGCCTCAGGCCCTGAAGATCGGTGACGAGCGCGGCTTGTCCATCTTCTGCGGTGCTAAGGCTCCGATTCTCGACGGTCCTCAGATGGGCTCCCTGCTCGTTCCCTTCGTTGAAGTCAACAAGGACGACGACTACCAGGCCATCAAAGACATCGTTGAAAACGTTTGGGACTGGTGGATGGACGAAGGCAAGAACCGTGAGCGTATCGGTGAGACCATGAAGCGTCTTGGCTTTGCCGCCTTGGCTGATGCCGCTGGCATCGCTGCTGATCCTCGCCACGTTCAGGAACCCCGCCACAACCCCTACATCTTCTGGAAGGCAGAAGACGTTGATGGTGGTTGGGATCGCGATCTCGCCGAATTCCGTAAACGCCACCAGCGCTAA
- a CDS encoding YkgJ family cysteine cluster protein, producing MQNTNDNNLQCKRCGACCRKGGPALHEEDMPLVQDGTIQLSDIVTLRPGERVYNQPAQSILPLETEILKIKGRDNGWTCINFSPDGQNCGIYETRPLECELLFCLEPEALSAVYDKTRLTRASLLPENHPLLELIEEHDKQCSPILMEETAKKAREGDDEAGVKLKEIVLFDMEVRRLVAEKSGTNADITEFLFGRPLRVLLGTMNIKVYEKGDSVRFSFAQGA from the coding sequence TTGCAGAATACGAATGATAACAATCTTCAATGTAAGCGGTGCGGCGCATGCTGCAGAAAAGGCGGTCCGGCTTTGCACGAAGAAGACATGCCGCTTGTTCAGGATGGTACAATCCAACTGTCCGATATCGTCACACTTCGACCTGGAGAGCGTGTCTACAATCAGCCCGCCCAGTCAATCCTCCCCCTTGAGACCGAAATTCTCAAGATAAAGGGACGCGACAACGGGTGGACATGCATCAACTTCAGCCCTGATGGACAGAACTGCGGTATTTACGAGACTCGTCCGCTGGAGTGCGAACTCCTTTTCTGTCTCGAACCAGAGGCGCTATCGGCAGTATATGATAAAACCAGGCTGACGCGGGCGAGCCTGCTGCCTGAAAACCACCCTCTCCTTGAACTCATCGAAGAGCATGACAAGCAATGTTCTCCCATTCTTATGGAAGAAACGGCAAAAAAGGCTCGTGAAGGAGATGACGAGGCAGGCGTCAAATTGAAAGAAATCGTTCTGTTCGATATGGAAGTTCGACGCTTGGTAGCAGAAAAGAGCGGTACAAACGCAGACATCACCGAATTCCTTTTCGGACGTCCCTTACGTGTCCTGCTCGGAACCATGAACATCAAAGTATATGAAAAGGGCGATTCCGTACGATTCAGCTTCGCCCAGGGAGCCTAA
- a CDS encoding class I SAM-dependent methyltransferase, whose translation MNCRHCDTPLRDVFIDLFHQPPSNSFLSSSQLDEPEVYYPLKIFVCSECFLVQVAEYKKSEDIFSDDYVYYSSYSTSWVEHAKQYVDMATSRFGLEADSQVVEIASNDGYLLQWFVQAGIPCLGIEPTGGTADAAEEKGVHSLREFFGSELASRLVEQGKQADLLLGNNVLAHVPDINDFVSGLKIALKQGGTITMEFPHLANLVRLNQFDTIYHEHYSYLSLLSVQRIFQENGLTIFDVEHLPTHGGSLRIFACHEEEAREVKRAVADCLEDELAQGAGTIDYYTGFQQKADLIKRELLAFLMDQKREGKTVAAYGAAAKGNTLLNYCGARTDLISFCVDASPHKQGRYMPGSHIPVLSPETLREEKPDFVLILPWNIKEEIMKQHHYINEWGGRFVAAIPELVVF comes from the coding sequence ATGAATTGCCGCCATTGCGACACTCCTTTGAGAGATGTTTTTATTGATCTTTTTCACCAACCGCCATCGAACTCTTTTTTGTCTTCGAGCCAGTTGGATGAACCAGAAGTCTACTATCCTCTTAAGATTTTTGTCTGCTCAGAGTGTTTTTTGGTTCAGGTAGCAGAGTACAAGAAATCCGAAGATATTTTTTCTGATGACTATGTCTACTACTCCTCCTATTCGACATCATGGGTTGAGCATGCAAAGCAATACGTCGACATGGCAACATCACGGTTCGGACTCGAAGCAGACTCCCAAGTGGTAGAGATCGCATCCAATGATGGCTACCTCTTACAGTGGTTTGTTCAGGCAGGAATTCCATGTCTTGGTATTGAGCCTACAGGCGGGACTGCTGACGCTGCTGAGGAAAAAGGGGTGCATTCTCTCAGAGAATTCTTTGGTTCTGAACTGGCAAGTAGATTGGTTGAACAAGGAAAGCAGGCAGACCTGCTTTTGGGAAACAATGTTCTCGCACATGTCCCTGATATTAATGATTTTGTCTCCGGTCTGAAGATTGCCTTGAAGCAGGGGGGTACCATTACGATGGAATTCCCTCATTTGGCGAATCTTGTTCGCTTAAACCAGTTTGATACCATATATCATGAACATTATTCCTATTTGTCACTGCTCTCGGTTCAACGAATATTTCAGGAAAATGGCCTGACCATTTTTGATGTCGAGCATCTGCCGACACATGGCGGGTCTCTGAGAATTTTTGCATGCCACGAAGAGGAAGCGCGAGAGGTCAAACGTGCTGTTGCAGATTGTCTTGAAGATGAACTGGCTCAGGGAGCGGGGACAATCGATTACTATACTGGATTTCAGCAAAAAGCCGACTTGATCAAAAGAGAACTCCTCGCCTTTCTCATGGACCAAAAGCGTGAGGGGAAAACCGTAGCTGCCTATGGGGCTGCAGCCAAAGGCAACACGCTTCTCAACTATTGTGGAGCCCGAACAGATCTCATTTCATTTTGCGTTGATGCCTCGCCTCATAAGCAGGGGCGCTACATGCCTGGCAGTCATATTCCGGTTCTTTCACCTGAGACACTCCGAGAAGAAAAGCCTGACTTTGTTTTGATTCTTCCTTGGAATATCAAAGAAGAAATCATGAAGCAGCATCATTACATCAATGAGTGGGGCGGGCGTTTTGTGGCTGCAATTCCAGAATTAGTCGTGTTTTGA
- the rfbC gene encoding dTDP-4-dehydrorhamnose 3,5-epimerase encodes MIISDLPLAGLLLLESEPFRDDRGQFSRLFCRNELSERGVGMNIAQINHSLTRKVGSIRGMHFQRPPHAEIKIIRCLRGKCFDVAVDLRPESDTYLKWHGEILEGHDNKALLIPEGFAHGFQVLEADTELLYLHSEFYTPEVEAGVRFDDPQLAIEWPLPPSEISDRDATLPFIK; translated from the coding sequence ATGATTATTTCTGACTTGCCCCTAGCAGGTTTGCTCCTTTTGGAATCAGAACCTTTTCGTGACGATAGAGGGCAATTTTCGCGGCTGTTTTGTCGAAACGAACTAAGTGAAAGAGGCGTGGGGATGAATATTGCCCAGATCAATCATTCACTTACTCGCAAAGTTGGATCGATCCGAGGAATGCACTTTCAGCGTCCTCCGCATGCCGAGATCAAGATTATTCGATGCTTGCGAGGCAAATGCTTCGATGTCGCTGTGGATTTAAGGCCGGAATCTGACACCTATTTGAAGTGGCATGGGGAAATACTGGAAGGCCATGACAACAAAGCGCTGTTAATCCCTGAAGGATTTGCGCATGGATTCCAGGTATTGGAAGCGGATACTGAATTGCTTTACCTTCACTCGGAGTTCTATACTCCAGAGGTTGAAGCTGGAGTTCGCTTTGATGATCCCCAACTGGCCATTGAGTGGCCTTTGCCGCCAAGTGAAATTTCTGACAGAGATGCTACCCTGCCGTTCATCAAATAA
- the rfbG gene encoding CDP-glucose 4,6-dehydratase: MEDLVVMFSNFYSGKRVFLTGHTGFKGAWLALWLEQMGAQVAAYSLEPPSSPSLWSLANVEGSVKRVGGDINNAADISAAVRSFKPEIVIHMAAQSLVRPSYDNPLETLNTNVMGTANLLEAIRHTPHVRSVIIVTSDKCYENQETGTPFVESDPMGGHDPYSASKGCAELVTASYVNSFFRQNSTAVATVRAGNVIGGGDFAVDRLIPDMVRAFKAGNPVHIRSPHATRPWQHVLEPLSGYLRLAKSLFEEGQEYVGAWNFGPAKESVKTVGEVVTFFSDLWGEGAAHQIDQSEQPHEAKLLGLDCSKVNNELGWKPKTDFEKAMEMTAEWYKEWANAGDVRSKTIKQIAEFEALK; this comes from the coding sequence TTGGAAGATCTGGTAGTCATGTTTTCGAATTTTTATAGTGGAAAAAGAGTTTTTCTTACCGGGCACACCGGATTCAAGGGAGCATGGTTAGCTCTGTGGCTTGAGCAGATGGGCGCCCAGGTTGCGGCATATTCTCTAGAACCGCCATCTTCGCCTTCCCTCTGGTCTTTGGCGAATGTTGAAGGTTCCGTTAAACGGGTTGGTGGTGACATCAATAACGCAGCTGATATCTCGGCAGCGGTTCGTTCGTTCAAACCTGAAATAGTGATTCATATGGCGGCTCAATCTCTTGTCAGGCCATCGTATGATAACCCACTTGAGACCCTTAATACCAATGTGATGGGGACTGCCAATCTGCTTGAGGCGATTAGGCATACGCCACATGTGCGCTCTGTGATCATCGTTACGAGCGATAAGTGCTATGAGAATCAGGAGACAGGTACTCCTTTTGTGGAAAGCGATCCCATGGGGGGGCATGATCCGTATTCAGCGAGTAAAGGATGCGCTGAACTCGTCACAGCTTCTTACGTAAATAGTTTTTTCCGGCAAAATTCAACGGCTGTTGCTACTGTTCGAGCGGGGAATGTCATCGGGGGAGGAGATTTCGCCGTAGATCGCTTGATTCCTGACATGGTAAGGGCTTTCAAGGCTGGTAATCCGGTTCATATTCGGTCACCGCATGCCACACGTCCCTGGCAACATGTTCTTGAGCCTCTCTCGGGGTACCTTCGCCTGGCAAAGTCCCTTTTCGAAGAAGGTCAGGAATATGTCGGAGCTTGGAATTTCGGTCCGGCAAAAGAATCTGTCAAAACAGTTGGTGAAGTTGTTACATTCTTTTCCGATTTGTGGGGAGAAGGTGCAGCCCATCAAATTGACCAGAGCGAGCAGCCTCACGAGGCTAAGCTGTTAGGTTTGGACTGTAGCAAGGTCAATAATGAGTTGGGATGGAAGCCGAAGACTGATTTTGAGAAGGCAATGGAAATGACCGCCGAGTGGTATAAGGAGTGGGCGAACGCAGGGGATGTTCGTAGCAAAACCATCAAGCAGATTGCCGAATTTGAGGCTTTAAAATGA
- the rfbF gene encoding glucose-1-phosphate cytidylyltransferase, translating into MEVVILCGGLGTRLREETEFRPKPMVNIGPRPILWHVMKTYASHGHTDFVLPLGYKGEMIRDYFVNYQWMNNDVTVDLGHPDSICQHNCHDESDWRITMSDTGAQTLKGGRIKRIEKYITGDTFMMTYGDGVANIDIAALLDFHNSHGKLVTVTGVNPAQQFGVLKTENDAVLAFEEKPDRAREDLISGGYFVMSRKVFDYLTPEVGCDFEYGPLEKIAAEGQLMVYRHDGFWACMDTLRDTEKLNAMWDAGKAPWKIW; encoded by the coding sequence ATGGAAGTAGTAATCCTGTGCGGCGGTTTGGGGACTCGTCTCCGTGAGGAAACCGAATTTCGTCCTAAGCCGATGGTGAATATTGGACCCAGGCCGATTTTATGGCATGTCATGAAAACCTATGCATCGCATGGGCATACGGATTTCGTGCTTCCGCTCGGATACAAAGGTGAAATGATCCGTGATTATTTTGTTAACTATCAATGGATGAATAATGATGTGACCGTTGATCTTGGGCATCCTGATTCCATTTGTCAGCACAATTGTCACGATGAGTCAGACTGGCGTATAACCATGTCCGACACCGGTGCGCAGACCCTCAAGGGTGGACGTATCAAGCGTATTGAGAAATATATCACCGGCGACACTTTTATGATGACCTATGGTGATGGTGTGGCAAACATCGACATCGCGGCTTTGCTTGATTTTCATAACTCCCATGGAAAGTTGGTCACGGTGACGGGTGTTAACCCTGCTCAGCAGTTTGGTGTTCTTAAGACGGAAAATGATGCCGTTCTAGCTTTCGAGGAAAAGCCCGATAGAGCTAGAGAGGATCTCATTAGCGGCGGTTACTTTGTGATGAGCAGAAAGGTTTTCGATTACCTTACCCCAGAAGTGGGGTGTGATTTTGAGTACGGCCCACTTGAAAAGATTGCGGCTGAAGGCCAACTCATGGTTTACCGTCATGACGGCTTTTGGGCTTGCATGGACACCTTGCGAGACACTGAAAAGTTGAATGCCATGTGGGATGCTGGCAAAGCTCCTTGGAAGATCTGGTAG
- a CDS encoding glycosyltransferase family 2 protein — translation MMKFQIMLPTYNRGDLVGGAIKTVLAQENPNWSLLVVDNNSADNTAEVVKSFDDPRIRYVCNPTNTSMSGNWEFGLKHLEEADAYTVLGDDDGFLPNALTVVENMFQEHDIEAVRVDDGCFTYPAVDGSTLSRLQASCRGEYSIYNSFEVLKKVARFEHPGGYKWLPSIYNSFFSRKLLETIKEKSPERVFGSAAPDIYTAMLAGGLGVNFLYLSYPVKLPGTSPKSNGFLVGKTGKKGKIDPRASEFYKSTIAEKLIRHDAITIFPHVWDSIQKVRSLLNIRDISLDSERVYTAVVKEFLKRSNVLLEGDIQFLSEVCSVPVEDVRKDISGRLKRKEVKERKRKIRKALTLSSLRRRIWPRSEPISSNKYFIDEYVADESVNDIYSGCMYYYQMLQPLDFEVKPVEDVAGIYASE, via the coding sequence ATGATGAAATTTCAAATCATGTTGCCTACCTACAATAGAGGGGATTTGGTTGGCGGTGCAATAAAAACAGTACTCGCCCAGGAGAACCCCAACTGGTCTCTGTTGGTCGTTGACAATAACAGTGCTGATAATACAGCGGAAGTCGTCAAGTCCTTTGATGATCCTAGAATACGTTATGTGTGCAATCCCACCAACACGTCGATGTCTGGCAACTGGGAGTTCGGACTTAAGCACCTCGAAGAGGCTGATGCGTACACGGTGCTTGGTGATGATGACGGATTTCTACCAAATGCTTTGACTGTTGTTGAGAATATGTTTCAGGAGCATGATATTGAAGCTGTTAGGGTTGATGACGGGTGTTTTACATATCCTGCGGTAGATGGCAGTACCCTTTCTCGTTTGCAGGCATCCTGTCGCGGTGAGTACTCAATTTATAATTCGTTTGAGGTCCTCAAGAAGGTAGCTCGCTTCGAGCATCCTGGGGGCTATAAGTGGTTACCCTCTATCTATAACAGTTTTTTTTCCAGGAAGCTCCTTGAAACGATAAAAGAGAAATCTCCAGAAAGAGTTTTTGGTTCTGCCGCCCCAGATATTTATACGGCCATGCTTGCAGGAGGCCTAGGTGTTAACTTTCTCTACCTTTCATATCCCGTTAAGTTGCCTGGAACTTCTCCTAAATCAAATGGTTTCCTAGTAGGAAAGACTGGAAAGAAAGGGAAGATAGATCCTAGGGCTTCGGAGTTTTACAAAAGTACAATTGCGGAAAAGCTGATTAGGCATGATGCCATTACTATTTTCCCCCATGTGTGGGATTCCATTCAGAAAGTGAGATCATTACTTAATATTAGAGATATCTCTCTTGATTCTGAAAGGGTATATACTGCTGTTGTAAAGGAGTTCCTGAAGAGGAGTAACGTGCTACTTGAAGGTGATATTCAATTTTTGTCAGAAGTATGCTCTGTCCCGGTAGAGGATGTCAGGAAGGATATTTCTGGGAGGTTGAAAAGAAAAGAAGTCAAAGAACGTAAACGCAAAATTCGCAAGGCATTGACTCTAAGTAGCCTACGCCGCCGGATTTGGCCCCGCTCAGAGCCCATTTCTTCCAATAAATACTTTATTGACGAGTATGTTGCGGATGAGAGTGTGAATGATATTTATTCCGGATGTATGTACTACTACCAAATGCTGCAACCGCTTGATTTCGAGGTTAAACCTGTTGAAGATGTTGCTGGTATTTATGCGTCTGAATAA
- a CDS encoding glycosyltransferase produces MSSPLISIGITCFNAQDTVGRAIESALEQDWPNTEVVVVDDCSLDDSISVIESYMEKHDNIRLIRHEENRGCPVSRNSILDHARGDYIAFFDDDDWSYPSRLTKQYNRIQEYGHSSEIVFCYCNWEVALEEKPDEIIQTIEGIGRHPAEPHGEMVARYLLLGQFVSLPGAKSPDYTWGGLGTGTLMGSRENFDLVGRFDEELGRYEDWDMAIRASFLGAHFISVDETLMLQHRTYGQDKSFKNVVDNRSHLAHKYKSFFIKSDVWLYARIMMHAGAHEYVGNKWRFKLLRSLAKRVL; encoded by the coding sequence ATGAGTAGCCCACTGATATCAATTGGAATTACCTGCTTCAATGCACAGGACACAGTTGGCCGTGCAATAGAAAGCGCCCTTGAGCAGGATTGGCCCAATACGGAAGTCGTCGTTGTTGATGACTGCTCCTTGGATGATTCAATCTCCGTCATTGAATCGTATATGGAAAAGCACGACAACATACGGCTTATTCGCCATGAGGAAAATCGCGGTTGTCCTGTGTCCAGAAACAGTATCCTTGACCATGCCCGAGGCGATTACATAGCCTTTTTCGATGACGATGACTGGAGCTATCCTTCCCGGCTGACCAAGCAGTACAATCGCATTCAGGAATACGGCCATTCATCTGAGATAGTTTTTTGTTACTGCAACTGGGAAGTTGCTCTTGAAGAAAAGCCGGACGAGATTATACAGACAATCGAAGGTATTGGACGCCATCCTGCTGAACCGCATGGGGAGATGGTTGCGAGATATCTTCTGCTCGGTCAGTTTGTTTCGCTGCCGGGAGCAAAAAGTCCCGACTATACATGGGGAGGCCTTGGAACGGGGACACTCATGGGGAGTCGGGAAAATTTCGATTTGGTTGGCAGATTTGATGAGGAGCTTGGCCGGTATGAAGACTGGGATATGGCTATTCGAGCGAGCTTCCTGGGGGCACATTTTATTTCGGTAGACGAAACCTTAATGCTCCAGCACAGGACTTATGGGCAGGATAAATCCTTTAAAAATGTTGTGGATAACAGATCGCACCTTGCTCACAAGTATAAAAGTTTTTTCATAAAATCAGACGTTTGGTTGTATGCAAGGATAATGATGCATGCTGGGGCTCACGAGTATGTCGGCAACAAGTGGCGGTTTAAGTTGTTACGAAGCTTGGCAAAGCGAGTTCTGTAA
- a CDS encoding glycosyltransferase, translating to MKILFVVDRMGGGGIERLLVDMVRQLKDTGHEPVAIPMASSGPLLADLEATGIPVRSITDNIKDIGFFKPVMIKRLRQMIREEAPDIIHLCDIVSGHVGRIASLGLGIPVVYALHSMAPHGKRKYRVASSLLSFATDHYVAVSREVWEVTGRQQNIARKPYTVIHNGVNQQLFLDSQPIDIARDIIGDDGPVVMSCGRLVPLKNVDLLIRSFVSVLEKIPNASLLILGDGPERERLEALAREVEVDGSTYFLGFREDVPSILKGLASMRALMAMPSEYEGFSLAFAEALYCGLPVVISEQAAPKDIVGEGVVYCSLDETSLSTALCKALGDADLYAEMSHSARNLGASLTIANTIDDHLRVYENVLSQKKGMGV from the coding sequence ATGAAGATTTTATTTGTAGTTGACAGAATGGGTGGAGGCGGTATCGAGCGCTTGCTCGTAGACATGGTTCGTCAGCTCAAGGATACTGGTCACGAACCTGTTGCGATCCCCATGGCCTCATCCGGTCCGCTGCTTGCGGATCTCGAGGCAACAGGTATTCCTGTGCGATCAATTACGGACAATATCAAGGACATTGGTTTCTTCAAGCCCGTCATGATCAAGCGGTTGCGGCAGATGATCAGGGAGGAAGCACCGGATATTATCCATCTCTGTGACATCGTGAGTGGGCATGTGGGCAGAATCGCCAGTCTGGGGTTGGGCATCCCTGTTGTTTACGCTCTTCATAGCATGGCTCCCCACGGGAAACGAAAATACCGCGTCGCGAGTTCTCTTCTTTCATTTGCAACCGATCACTATGTAGCGGTCTCCAGAGAGGTCTGGGAGGTCACCGGGCGTCAACAGAATATAGCCCGAAAACCGTATACGGTCATACATAATGGGGTGAATCAGCAACTTTTTCTTGACTCGCAACCTATCGATATAGCTCGGGATATAATCGGTGACGATGGGCCTGTTGTAATGAGTTGCGGACGACTTGTGCCATTGAAGAATGTGGATCTTCTCATACGCAGTTTTGTCTCAGTCTTGGAAAAAATCCCCAATGCGTCCTTGTTGATATTGGGTGATGGGCCGGAAAGGGAGCGCCTGGAAGCTCTGGCTCGGGAAGTGGAAGTTGACGGAAGTACATATTTTCTCGGATTCAGGGAAGATGTCCCTTCTATTCTCAAAGGACTGGCTTCGATGCGTGCGTTGATGGCTATGCCTTCGGAGTACGAAGGGTTCAGCCTTGCCTTTGCCGAGGCCCTCTATTGTGGATTGCCTGTCGTTATCAGCGAGCAGGCCGCCCCTAAAGATATAGTTGGCGAGGGAGTAGTATATTGCTCTCTTGATGAAACATCCTTGTCTACAGCACTTTGTAAAGCCCTGGGTGATGCGGATCTGTATGCAGAAATGTCCCATAGCGCCCGGAATCTTGGTGCGAGCTTGACTATTGCCAATACTATTGATGATCATTTGCGCGTTTATGAAAATGTACTCAGCCAAAAAAAGGGAATGGGCGTTTAA
- a CDS encoding glycosyltransferase encodes MKGKPIKVAFIVGGLPFGGVENWLLDLVQPLKAGSEIDPYVINLSGTGDLMSKYEKMGVEVLCIGSDKKSIKTHRLDTLLELRKKLKDIQPDIVHTMHFSADYFGRLAALGLDVPVFCHVHTAKSERKIYRRLANKTLSYATTCFFSVSKEVASTVEKDHNTAGRPSRVLYNAVDPAKMDVEPFDLFERHGLSGKTIVGVGRFVALKNFDKLIKAFAIVSEQDPDASLLLLGDGGQMDDLKQLVQELQIENKVCLPGYVNNADIPSYLKAAYVLAMPSEYEGLPIAHIESLFCGLPAVVSEHVPSIEIAADASLVCTTDVDDIAEKLLRVLSDTSLHSSLSQAALSIAPEYSIERYIEKLLAVYREFL; translated from the coding sequence ATGAAAGGTAAGCCGATCAAAGTGGCATTTATCGTGGGAGGCCTACCTTTTGGCGGAGTCGAAAACTGGCTGCTTGACCTTGTTCAGCCTCTCAAAGCGGGAAGTGAAATCGATCCATACGTGATCAACCTTTCCGGGACGGGCGACCTCATGTCCAAATATGAAAAGATGGGTGTTGAGGTCCTTTGCATTGGTAGCGACAAGAAAAGCATCAAAACGCATCGTTTGGATACCCTGCTGGAGTTGCGCAAGAAGCTGAAGGATATTCAGCCTGATATTGTGCATACAATGCATTTCTCAGCAGACTATTTCGGGCGTCTTGCTGCTCTGGGGTTGGATGTTCCGGTTTTTTGCCACGTTCATACTGCCAAATCCGAACGCAAAATCTACCGAAGACTAGCCAATAAAACATTATCCTATGCCACGACGTGTTTTTTTTCCGTCTCAAAGGAAGTGGCGTCCACGGTTGAGAAAGATCATAACACTGCAGGACGTCCCAGCCGCGTGCTCTATAACGCCGTGGACCCTGCCAAAATGGATGTGGAACCCTTTGACTTGTTCGAACGACATGGCCTGTCAGGTAAAACCATTGTGGGCGTTGGTCGATTCGTTGCCCTGAAGAATTTTGACAAGTTAATCAAGGCTTTTGCGATTGTTAGTGAGCAGGATCCCGACGCTTCGCTTCTGTTGTTGGGTGATGGTGGACAGATGGATGATCTGAAGCAGCTTGTTCAGGAATTGCAAATCGAGAATAAAGTCTGTCTGCCTGGATATGTGAACAATGCCGATATCCCCAGCTATCTGAAAGCCGCCTATGTCCTGGCAATGCCCTCAGAATATGAAGGATTACCGATTGCTCATATTGAGAGCTTGTTTTGCGGGTTGCCAGCCGTCGTGTCCGAACATGTGCCGTCCATCGAGATTGCAGCTGATGCCTCTCTCGTCTGCACGACGGATGTCGATGACATAGCAGAAAAACTGTTACGTGTTTTATCGGATACATCGCTCCACTCCAGTCTGTCTCAAGCCGCCCTGTCCATTGCGCCCGAGTACTCTATTGAGCGATATATAGAGAAGCTCTTGGCGGTATATAGGGAATTCCTGTAG